TGACGTGGCTCAAGATTAGGTTTAGCTACAACGAATCCCACAACAAAAATCCAATCAAAATAACATTGATGAATCAAAGGAGACAAAAGGGATTGAGATGAACATTGTTTTGATTATTCTCTTTGGTACAAAGATAGCTACACTCTATGAATAAGAAACCGGTTTAGACAGACTCTaaatagaaaaaaggaaaaccaGCACCCAAAGACAATACAATACGTAAAATCCCGTGTAAGCGTGCTCATGGCTAAACAGTATGCTGCAACTAGAATAGTTCCTTTCCAGAATTCATCATGTAGGAAAAGGAATAACCAAACTCCCTGAATTACATTTGGTAAAACTGAACTTTTCATATAATAATGCAACGCAAATGAAGCGGATAACCGACATCCCAGAATTGCAACACTAAGTTTCGACACCCGAGAAGTGGAAACCATGAGCACcgttaaaataaaaaccaaaaccGAAAATACAGCCATAACACTAGTTGTGAACCTGGTTGGCGCTATGAAACTTACTGATAGGTCGAAGGACATTGCGAAGAAAGCAAGTAAGACTTGAAGTGCTGTTCTGAAACAATGGGGATAAGGTTTAAGCAAGGCTAATGTTAAGAAAAAGGTTACGATGAAGACAAGATAAGTTGGAATatagtaaaaaagaaaattaaattcatcTAAGATTGATTTACCCAACGCCATCTCATCATATGACCCTTCGGACTTTGAAGTGTTATCTCCCTGCCAAACACCACCAGGTGGGCTAAGACTAGCTTGGAAGGTTGCAGTTAGAAGCAACCCTAAAATTACTAGTAAGGCATTGCGGTCCTCGCCTGATATATTATCTATCTCGTGAGAGATTAGAGATGATGCTTTTCTCACTTGTTTCTCcaaattatgtttaaagtttgaaaCTCCTGGAATAAAGCAACCACGTAGAACAGTAATACTGTCTTCATTATGATTCTGGTCTGCAATATCCAATGCCATCAAACCAGCTTGATTGGTAGCGTGCTGATCGGCGTTGCAGTTCAATAATAGTTTAAGCATCTGTTTCATTGATAGCTTGAGATATAAAAGAACAACAATCTATGTCtataaagattaaaaagaaGCTGTATTGAACTAGATGAGTCTAACCTCGGGTTGATTATGAAAAGCAGCTAAGTGCAGTGCAGTGTTCCCATCTTGATCTTTTTGGTTCACCACATCACGATAGCAGTCTGTCTTCCTAAGTGTTTGAAGTAGGACTCGAAGAACATCCAGTCTGTCGTTTTTGACGGCAATATGCAAAGCATTACGATTCTCAACTGTAACGTCTCGAATCGATTGAGGACAAATCTCTAGAACTCTATCCAACAGACCATTATGGTTCCCAACTTCAGTTATGATGTGCAAAGGTGTCTTGCCATTCTTTCCTTTGACACGAGCTAGATCTTTATTAATTTCCAAGAAACGTAGAACCATACTTGTATGCCCTTTTGTAACTGCAAGGTGAAGTGGGGTCAAGCCTTGTTTGTTTAGCTTGCTAGCAAATGATGGCTTTAAGCTCATCATTTCCATTGCAAACCTAATGCAATATCCTTCTTCTGCAGCAATGTGTAAGGGAGTTTCGACGAACTCCTCCTCGTCAAATTGCTTCAAAGCATTTCCATCTATTTCAATTAAACTGTATAGATCACTAACATTTCCTGTACGAGCTGCTGTTCTCAACCTTTCATCCATGACAAAAGAGGAATGGAAAGAGCTCAAGCCCACTTAGAGTGTTTACTAGAATGAGTGAGGACTTACTGTTTTAACGTTCGTCGCTGCTTTGTTTATACAGAAAGCAGAAAATTGAATCTTTCACCTCCGCGtgcttattattttaaagaaagttgcatttgaataattttaaattaattttttttaatttaacttaataatataataaaaaatatttttttatcagttcaaaaatatttttaatagagcTGCAATGGTTGGTCCATGGGAATCGAGGAACAGACAAGAATGTGTATCTGTCCCCATAATTAACTTaatcccaaaatttaaaataatcaaaccccaaaatcaaataaatttaaaagaattcaaatccaaattcaaatcaatttaaaattaatcttattcaaattaaactaattaagaaTCAATCACAAATCTCGAAAtctattacaatttaaaattagttactatttctaatatatattgaaAGTGTTATAAGTAAagtataatgtaaatataaatatataaatatatattcaagtaatcataaatattaaattgttacGGTAGAGATGAATTGTCCAAAAAAAAACACCAGAtagaattgaattattacaAAACAAATGGATTAAGAGTTTGTATACTAAAGCCAACTAACCAAATTAATGATAAATGTACGTTATCACACACAGTAAATCTCGAACTTGGTCTGCCTTTCTAGTGCCAAAGCTAcctatactttttttaatgCTCATGAAAACATGTACCTATTTTatcctattattatttattttatagagTTGAAGCTTACTAACACTATTATATAGGTGTACTTTGTGGGTCGAAATCTTAAATCAAATATGAACGAACTCACTTCAACCAATGAATCTATGACTTGAGTTTACCCCATTAATTTTTCGGTTGGTAAAAAATACACCAATAATATAAGATCTTATTATAATGAGATATCATAAGATTGTTTTCAAATTAATGGTTGTgattaaaagacaaaaataaaaataaaaacactctTAATCGTATCATCAAACCACGTTTCTTTTGTCTAAATGACCTCCAAATCAGTTATTGCTTTAAAAATCAATCCCTTTAGTGTTAAAAGCAATTGAATATGGCAAAATTTCAATGTAAATGATCATCAATCTTGACATAATCAATAAATCGatgttccttttttttaaaatgttaatttaaacACTCAAAATTAATACGTtcacttaaatatttaaaaataaataagtaaataaatagagtGAACAATGGAAAGAGCTTACTTAAGAATTtgtaagttaattaattaaattaattagataaaattttatataagacAAATGTAAACTATTACACATAATGAATTTCGAATTTGGTCCGCTTTTTTTTTGGCGCCAAAGCATATTAACATTACAGGCTATACTTCTTTTAATGCTCATGAAAACATGTTTCTACCGCGCAAttgtccttttttcttttttaaggcTATCctagtattatttattttataaagttcaaGCTTATTGACACTAATATGTAGGATCGAAtcttaaaattaagtattaataaACTcactttaattaataaatctaTCGCTTAAACTCACCGTATTGATTTTTCGATTGGTAAAAGATCCACCAATAATGTAAGGTCTTATTATATTATATCGTAAAATTCTTTTCAAGTCAATGATTgtgattaaaagataaaaaattaaccatATCATCAAACCAAAAATCAATCTTTTAGTGTTTGTAAATCATATTTGACATGATCATCAATCTTGgcataatcaataaattaatgttcctttcttcttttttatttcaatgttaatttaaacttttaaatcaaCGTCACTCAAATTTAATACGTtccttaaatatattttaaataaataaataaatatagtgaaaaatgaaaaagaaccCAATTTTTTTCTAACCAAAAGGATAAAGGAGCTCACTACCAACAATAGAAAATACCAGAAAGGAAGACAACAAATCCCCAAATGGGATGAAGGATAGGGactaattacattttaaaatatgacaaaattGCAGATACATTGATCTACATCTTGCATTGTCTAacctacaaaaagaaaaagacttaCAGAGGGAACAATACTATTGcctgcatttatttatttacttattcacTATTTAACTTCTTTCCGAGTCCAAAAGTTTAGCATCACTGCTTGAACAAGCTCCTTCCGAGTCACTAGATCCGACCTGCTTTGAATCAGGATGTTTTGTAAAGCTATCTGACATGGAGGTGGATGACAGTGTAGCGAAACTCACGGTGGCAATGCCACTGGCAAGGGCACTTATGTCCCTAGTTCCGCTGTATAGACCTCTGCTTCCGGTAACAAGGATACTTTTTTTGTCAACTGCCGGTAATACATCAATTAATGGAGGGTTGCTGTGTGTCGAACCACTAATGAGTAGCCGGAGAGTTTCTCTTGCACCTTTTTCCACTACGGAATCAGTTGTATCCGGTAATAATGGGTTTACGAGGTTTGGATGTAATGGAGGGATTGAGGATGAAATAGTAGGACCTGCACTAACCAAATAACCTTGTCCTGAAGAGCAAACATCAATGACTGGAATATGAACAATTGGATCACATATCAAAGGTGTGAAGGTTGGAATTTGCTGTGAACTCGCCAAGGGTAATCGGACCAATGGTTCCGGGAGGAAAGCTGGAAAATCCAGTGATGGTACATCAGTAAGACCAAGAGGTAGAGTTGGTTTCAACGAGCTGGAAGAACCATTTGTTGGCAACATTGATGAAAGCGGTG
This genomic window from Gossypium raimondii isolate GPD5lz chromosome 10, ASM2569854v1, whole genome shotgun sequence contains:
- the LOC128031915 gene encoding ankyrin repeat-containing protein BDA1-like isoform X1, with product MDERLRTAARTGNVSDLYSLIEIDGNALKQFDEEEFVETPLHIAAEEGYCIRFAMEMMSLKPSFASKLNKQGLTPLHLAVTKGHTSMVLRFLEINKDLARVKGKNGKTPLHIITEVGNHNGLLDRVLEICPQSIRDVTVENRNALHIAVKNDRLDVLRVLLQTLRKTDCYRDVVNQKDQDGNTALHLAAFHNQPEMLKLLLNCNADQHATNQAGLMALDIADQNHNEDSITVLRGCFIPGVSNFKHNLEKQVRKASSLISHEIDNISGEDRNALLVILGLLLTATFQASLSPPGGVWQGDNTSKSEGSYDEMALGKSILDEFNFLFYYIPTYLVFIVTFFLTLALLKPYPHCFRTALQVLLAFFAMSFDLSVSFIAPTRFTTSVMAVFSVLVFILTVLMVSTSRVSKLSVAILGCRLSASFALHYYMKSSVLPNVIQGVWLFLFLHDEFWKGTILVAAYCLAMSTLTRDFTYCIVFGCWFSFFLFRVCLNRFLIHRV
- the LOC128031915 gene encoding ankyrin repeat-containing protein BDA1-like isoform X2, yielding MDERLRTAARTGNVSDLYSLIEIDGNALKQFDEEEFVETPLHIAAEEGYCIRFAMEMMSLKPSFASKLNKQGLTPLHLAVTKGHTSMVLRFLEINKDLARVKGKNGKTPLHIITEVGNHNGLLDRVLEICPQSIRDVTVENRNALHIAVKNDRLDVLRVLLQTLRKTDCYRDVVNQKDQDGNTALHLAAFHNQPEMLKLLLNCNADQHATNQAGLMALDIADQNHNEDSITVLRGCFIPGVSNFKHNLEKQVRKASSLISHEIDNISGEDRNALLVILGLLLTATFQASLSPPGGVWQGDNTSKSEGSYDEMALEQHFKSYLLSSQCPSTYQ